In a single window of the Raphanus sativus cultivar WK10039 chromosome 9, ASM80110v3, whole genome shotgun sequence genome:
- the LOC108823969 gene encoding G-type lectin S-receptor-like serine/threonine-protein kinase RLK1, which translates to MGVVSCWILHLVLVLQLQVLVVLSKNIISGTVPVGESLTASESQQFSSSWLSPSGDFTFGFRKIKPNNGFTLSIWFDNIPDKTIVWHAQTVNTTTSLVPDGSKVTLTADHGLVLTDPGGQQLWSSSLPQIRSSVSRGLITDGGNFRLLSEHSDVALWSSFANPTDTLLPTQSIEVRGNLSSRRKETSFQKGRFRLRLGDDGDLQLLTLNSETLAETDVYFSYYSSNTNDPHNPGNRLVFNETGYMYVVMRDNRTRFYVNKKDPVPSKDFYHRAVLHFDGVFSQYYHPKRQGLNNSNNGWSLAWSEPENICAKRFGPYLDGNELGNLACGFNNICILRDNHRPKCECPERFLLVDPNDEYGDCKPDFEMETCGPGNNRTETANQDANLYEFVTLRMTNWPSGDYKRYSNYDEGRCKATCLNDCFCGAVVLGRDRFCWKKKKFPLSYGIRDTNGDSNTFVKVLKLGSRS; encoded by the exons ATGGGTGTTGTCTCTTGTTGGATACTCCATCTTGTTCTCGTTTTGCAACTACAAGTACTTGTTGTTTTGTCTAAGAACATCATCAGCGGAACGGTTCCTGTGGGAGAATCTCTGACCGCTTCAGAGTCCCAACAATTCTCCAGTTCATGGCTTTCCCCTTCCGGTGACTTTACTTTTGGGTTCCGCAAGATCAAACCAAACAATGGTTTCACTCTCTCTATATGGTTCGACAATATTCCTGACAAGACTATTGTGTGGCATGCACAAACCGTCAACACAACCACCAGTCTTGTCCCTGATGGATCGAAGGTCACATTAACCGCAGATCATGGTCTTGTCCTTACTGACCCTGGAGGTCAGCAGCTCTGGAGTTCTTCACTTCCTCAGATTAGGAGCTCTGTTTCTCGAGGGCTGATAACAGACGGCGGAAACTTCCGTCTGTTAAGTGAACATTCAGATGTCGCTTTATGGTCTAGCTTCGCTAATCCCACCGACACTCTCTTACCTACTCAA AGTATTGAAGTTAGAGGGAATCTCTCATCTCGTCGGAAAGAGACTAGCTTCCAGAAAGGAAGATTCAGACTACGTTTAGGTGATGATGGAGATCTTCAGCTTCTTACCCTCAACAGCGAGACGCTAGCAGAAACAGATGTTTACTTTTCGTACTACTCAAGTAACACCAACGATCCTCACAATCCCGGGAACAGATTGGTTTTCAACGAGACAGGCTACATGTATGTAGTAATGAGAGACAATAGAACAAGATTCTATGTCAACAAGAAAGATCCAGTACCCTCCAAAGACTTTTATCACCGTGCCGTTCTACATTTTGATGGAGTTTTCTCTCAGTACTATCATCCCAAGAGGCAAGGGCTTAATAATAGTAACAATGGATGGTCTCTGGCTTGGTCTGAACCGGAGAATATATGTGCAAAGAGGTTTGGGCCGTATCTTGATGGTAATGAGCTTGGGAATCTAGCTTGTGGGTTTAATAATATTTGCATTTTAAGAGACAACCATAGGCCAAAATGTGAATGCCCCGAGAGGTTTTTGTTGGTGGATCCAAATGACGAGTATGGTGATTGTAAACCTGATTTTGAGATGGAAACTTGTGGACCGGGGaataaccgaaccgaaaccgcgAACCAGGATGCAAATCTTTACGAGTTTGTGACTTTGAGAATGACAAATTGGCCATCAGGGGATTACAAGAGGTACTCAAACTATGATGAAGGAAGGTGTAAAGCAACTTGTCTCAATGACTGTTTTTGTGGAGCAGTGGTGCTTGGAAGAGATAGATTTtgttggaagaagaagaagtttccATTGTCTTATGGCATTAGAGATACGAATGGTGACAGTAATACATTCGTTAAGGTTCTTAAACTTGGATCGCGATCCTGA
- the LOC108826355 gene encoding transcription factor MYB34-like: MVRTPCCKEEGIRKGAWTPEEDQKLIAYLQRHGEGGWRTLPEKAGLKRCGKSCRLRWANYLRPDIKRGEFSPEEDDTIIKLHALKGNKWAAIATYLAGRTDNEIKNYWNTNLKKRLKQKGIDPTTHKPINSTDQTRIGPKKLKLSSSGSARVLNRVASKYAVDLNRDLVTGIIIGNSSTTITDVSQNSEVENSTITLLNKTSTSSGFSDNCSFSDGFTEFFSNEEISDMSMSLDHVGLMEELKGILSYDNAGAGEIKGSPEANVSDEMEFLIDYWNVEDDQDLEKFVSSLDSNTGGVVS, from the exons ATGGTGAGAACCCCATGTTGCAAAGAAGAGGGAATAAGAAAAGGAGCCTGGACTCCTGAAGAAGATCAAAAGCTTATTGCTTATCTTCAACGACATGGTGAAGGTGGATGGCGTACTCTCCCAGAAAAAGCTG GGTTGAAAAGATGTGGGAAGAGTTGTAGATTGAGATGGGCTAATTACCTAAGACCCGATATTAAGAGAGGAGAGTTTAGTCCTGAAGAAGACGACACTATTATCAAACTTCATGCTCTTAAGGGTAACAA GTGGGCCGCAATAGCAACTTATTTGGCTGGACGAACTGACAACGAAATTAAAAACTATTGGAACACAAATCTTAAAAAGCGTTTAAAGCAGAAAGGTATCGATCCAACCACTCACAAACCGATCAATTCAACCGATCAAACCCGTATCGGACCAAAAAAACTTAAGCTCAGTTCTTCCGGTTCAGCACGTGTTCTTAACCGCGTCGCGAGCAAATATGCGGTCGACTTAAACCGGGATCTTGTAACCGGAATCATCATAGGAaactcctccacaaccatcacCGACGTTTCCCAAAACTCTGAGGTTGAGAACTCGACCATCACACTGCTCAACAAAACGTCGACATCTTCGGGTTTCTCCGATAACTGTTCTTTCTCTGATGGTTTCACTGAGTTCTTTAGCAACGAAGAGATCTCCGATATGTCTATGAGTCTCGATCATGTTGGCCTTATGGAAGAGTTAAAGGGAATTCTAAGCTACGACAATGCCGGCGCCGGAGAAATTAAGGGTTCGCCGGAGGCTAACGTAAGTGATGAAATGGAGTTTCTAATTGATTATTGGAACGTAGAGGACGATCAGGATTTAGAGAAGTTTGTTAGTTCGTTAGATTCCAACACTGGTGGTGTCGTGAGTTAA